From the Desulfobacterales bacterium genome, one window contains:
- a CDS encoding DUF5752 family protein translates to MANPFMVTDCALIVIATGEKAYNLRDLLDRLQRMTNPAMMYFHFWDGLLRTDFVDPEYQNDLASWVYHGLHDRRLADFVLQKSLKEGFGLTVTEALWKGKPVMVAVLSGSRDRIKL, encoded by the coding sequence ATGGCAAATCCATTTATGGTCACCGATTGTGCGTTGATTGTCATCGCCACCGGCGAGAAGGCGTATAATCTGCGCGATCTTCTCGACCGTCTCCAACGCATGACGAATCCGGCGATGATGTATTTTCACTTCTGGGACGGGCTGTTGCGCACCGATTTTGTCGACCCGGAATATCAGAACGACCTTGCGTCCTGGGTGTATCATGGCCTGCACGACCGCCGCCTGGCCGATTTTGTGCTTCAAAAATCACTCAAAGAAGGCTTCGGCCTGACGGTCACCGAAGCCTTGTGGAAAGGAAAACCGGTGATGGTGGCCGTTCTTTCCGGAAGCAGGGACCGCATCAAACTTTAG
- a CDS encoding universal stress protein, whose translation MLPIRKIICPTDFSEPSFKGIEAAVELAEHFSAELILVNVITPAYPFVSGVPAKFDMEQYREELLRHATESLGTISKDRIPDGVGTRKVVRQGSAVDEIIQLAESEHADLIVIATHGWTGWRKWIFGSIADKVVHLAPCPVLTVSEPEKK comes from the coding sequence ATGTTACCCATTCGAAAAATAATCTGTCCGACCGATTTCAGCGAACCGTCTTTCAAAGGGATCGAAGCAGCAGTAGAACTCGCGGAACATTTTTCCGCGGAACTCATTCTCGTCAACGTCATTACGCCCGCGTACCCGTTTGTCTCCGGTGTGCCCGCGAAATTTGATATGGAACAATACCGGGAAGAATTGCTTCGACATGCAACCGAATCGCTGGGAACAATCAGCAAAGACCGGATACCGGATGGCGTCGGCACCCGGAAGGTGGTCAGGCAGGGCAGCGCCGTTGATGAAATCATACAACTGGCCGAATCAGAGCATGCCGACCTGATCGTGATCGCCACCCATGGCTGGACGGGGTGGCGAAAATGGATCTTTGGTTCGATTGCCGATAAGGTGGTGCATCTGGCCCCGTGCCCGGTGTTAACCGTCTCCGAGCCTGAAAAGAAGTAA
- a CDS encoding dienelactone hydrolase family protein codes for MKYIFGFLLILGIASTAGAAGRSVPYEIDGVPYEGFFVDAGAKAPMVLLIHDWDGLTDYEVKRAEMLAKMGYTVFAADLFGAGVRPTRMEDKRQHTGELYKDRTKMRALIAGAVEKAAAMGADIGNAVVMGYCFGGAAVLEYARSGAEMKGFVSFHGGLSTPEGQNYTRTKGRLLILHGTADTAIPMDDFAKLAKELEQNHVSHEMITYSGAPHAFTVFGSEAYREDADRKSWQRFSGFLADTLKKVK; via the coding sequence ATGAAATACATATTCGGTTTTCTATTGATTTTAGGAATTGCATCCACGGCCGGTGCGGCCGGCCGGTCCGTGCCCTATGAAATCGATGGCGTGCCTTATGAGGGCTTTTTTGTCGACGCCGGCGCTAAGGCGCCCATGGTGTTGCTGATTCACGACTGGGATGGATTGACGGATTATGAGGTGAAGCGCGCCGAAATGCTGGCCAAAATGGGTTATACGGTATTTGCGGCCGATTTGTTCGGCGCCGGTGTCCGGCCGACCCGGATGGAAGACAAACGCCAGCATACCGGTGAACTGTATAAAGACCGGACAAAGATGCGTGCGCTGATCGCAGGAGCGGTGGAAAAGGCGGCCGCCATGGGGGCGGATATCGGCAACGCGGTGGTAATGGGGTACTGTTTCGGGGGCGCGGCGGTGTTGGAGTATGCCCGATCAGGGGCGGAAATGAAGGGATTTGTTTCCTTTCACGGTGGGTTAAGCACACCGGAAGGACAAAATTACACCCGGACAAAGGGCCGTCTGCTGATCCTGCACGGCACGGCAGACACAGCCATCCCCATGGACGATTTTGCCAAATTGGCCAAGGAGTTGGAACAAAACCACGTTTCTCACGAGATGATCACTTACAGCGGCGCCCCCCATGCCTTTACCGTATTCGGATCCGAGGCGTACCGGGAGGATGCCGACAGAAAATCCTGGCAGCGTTTTTCGGGTTTTTTGGCCGACACGTTGAAGAAAGTCAAATAA